The proteins below are encoded in one region of Sphingobacterium sp. R2:
- a CDS encoding RagB/SusD family nutrient uptake outer membrane protein — protein sequence MKKYISIATLSVALLLSGCTKLDQEFYSSVTPDTFFKSEKDIKAALFRPFTHAKWYMGEDRWRLQEYTADNFAITTKGRHWYNGGENERYHYHRWTADDNWVWGSWRGTLMGVALALDAKSDLSKLDYSKFTLTEERKAADLAQLDALIAYFYLRGLDYFGGMPIFESLDQESLPRNSDQELFAHIEKLLKAAIENLPAKKAGDREEGAIRKAAAAAMLAQLYFNAEAYIGKSMYAESQKLAQDIVNKVYGDYSLDTKWNGVHGFKNNESPEMIWSMPSEFKMLEYNWFYADFYHYNTRQFFAQDMGGNNGAHLTPSKKPNGSLYAADFKLGSPFETFDQGDLRKAPYVYHGTDQYEGMFIVGPHKTPSGEVIVGGEEYKDKPLDFVDQVGRFSEVGPGKKYSSIDQLPSKMSEGEENTGIRLVKVPIPNLANNTLRWGADMPIIRLSEIYYMLAECEFRLGNKEKAAALFNTVRKRNFAQEQDPNPVTVANIDKYRILDEWSIEFLGEGRRRTDLIRWKAFTTEKWWDHNPSTSAHLNRFPVPNQAIAGNNSLTQNPGY from the coding sequence ATGAAAAAATATATTTCCATAGCCACCCTATCCGTAGCCTTGCTGCTATCCGGATGCACCAAATTGGATCAAGAATTTTATAGTTCGGTCACACCGGACACCTTTTTTAAAAGTGAAAAAGACATCAAAGCTGCCTTATTTAGACCATTTACCCATGCCAAATGGTATATGGGCGAAGACCGCTGGCGCTTGCAGGAATACACAGCCGACAATTTTGCCATCACCACCAAAGGGCGGCACTGGTATAATGGGGGCGAGAATGAGCGCTACCATTACCACCGTTGGACGGCGGACGACAACTGGGTCTGGGGCAGCTGGCGCGGCACGCTGATGGGTGTTGCCTTGGCGCTTGATGCGAAAAGCGACCTGAGCAAACTGGACTATAGCAAATTTACACTTACGGAAGAACGTAAAGCAGCAGACCTGGCGCAATTGGATGCCTTGATCGCCTATTTCTATCTGCGCGGGCTGGATTATTTTGGCGGTATGCCTATTTTCGAATCCCTAGACCAAGAATCCCTACCGCGCAATAGCGACCAGGAGCTCTTTGCACATATCGAGAAGCTGCTCAAAGCAGCTATTGAGAATCTGCCAGCAAAGAAGGCCGGCGACAGAGAAGAGGGCGCTATCCGCAAAGCTGCCGCTGCAGCCATGCTGGCACAGCTCTACTTCAATGCAGAGGCCTATATCGGGAAATCCATGTACGCTGAAAGCCAAAAGCTAGCTCAGGATATTGTCAATAAAGTTTATGGCGACTACAGCTTGGATACCAAATGGAACGGCGTACATGGATTTAAAAACAATGAGTCGCCCGAGATGATTTGGTCTATGCCGTCAGAATTCAAGATGCTGGAGTACAATTGGTTTTATGCAGATTTCTACCATTACAACACCAGGCAGTTCTTTGCCCAAGATATGGGCGGCAACAATGGCGCCCACCTAACTCCATCCAAGAAACCCAACGGCTCCCTTTACGCAGCAGACTTTAAGCTAGGTTCACCTTTTGAAACTTTCGACCAAGGCGATCTCCGCAAAGCACCCTATGTCTACCACGGCACAGACCAATACGAAGGTATGTTTATCGTAGGCCCCCATAAGACCCCTAGCGGCGAGGTCATTGTTGGGGGTGAAGAATATAAAGATAAGCCCCTGGACTTTGTCGACCAAGTCGGCCGCTTTTCAGAAGTTGGGCCTGGAAAAAAATACAGTTCCATCGACCAGCTGCCCTCAAAGATGTCCGAAGGCGAGGAAAACACCGGTATACGTTTGGTGAAGGTACCTATCCCAAATCTTGCCAACAATACCTTGCGTTGGGGTGCAGATATGCCGATTATCAGACTGTCTGAAATATACTATATGCTTGCCGAATGTGAATTCAGGTTAGGAAATAAGGAAAAAGCTGCAGCACTATTCAATACCGTCCGAAAACGGAATTTTGCACAAGAGCAGGATCCGAATCCCGTAACTGTAGCCAATATTGACAAGTACCGTATTTTGGATGAATGGAGTATTGAATTTTTAGGCGAAGGACGCCGGCGTACCGATTTGATCCGATGGAAAGCATTCACCACAGAAAAATGGTGGGATCATAATCCAAGTACTTCGGCCCATCTGAATCGTTTTCCCGTACCCAATCAGGCCATTGCCGGCAACAATAGTCTGACACAAAATCCAGGTTATTAA